The sequence below is a genomic window from Salinispira pacifica.
CGGCCCCTGGAAGGGGACATCGGCGGCTTTTCCGGTTCAGAGTTGTGAATCAGCTTAATCCGGTAAGAGCCTTGATATACTGAAGACGCTCATAGCTCTCGGGCTTTTCCGAGCGCTTCTGTGCATAGCGGCCTTTCAGATCCTGAATATCGGACACACCAAGGCTGTCAAGCTGCACTTCCATATCCCTGAGAATGCTTTCCAGAATCTGTGTATTGTTCCGGTAGAAGACCGAGCACAGCTGCACCGCATCGGCGCCGGCGGCAATCATTTTCAATGCCGTCTCAGCATTGTGCACTCCCGTGGATGCAGCCAGTTCCACTCCGGCACGGTCGAAAAGGATTGATATCCAGCGGAGAGCCTGATGGTAATCTTCCGGGCTACTCAACGATACCCTGCCTTTGGGCTGCCCTGTACTCAGGTCGAAATCAAACTGATAAAAGCGGTTGAACAGTACAAGCGCATCAGCTCCCGCCTTCTGCAGACGGGTTGCAAATTCCGGCAGACTTGTGAAATACGGACCCAGTTTAATGGCCAGGGGGAGGGAACTGTGCTTTCGGATCGTTTCCACGGTGTGGATCAGCTCCTTCTCAAGGTCGCCGGATTTCTGATCAAAGCGCCGGGGCATGAGGCTTAGGTTCACCTCAAGTGCATCCGCGCCGGCGGAATCCAGCTGCACTGCATACTCTTTCCACCATTTTCCGTCCACGCAGTTCAGACTTGCGATAACCGGAATATCCACCCGGCTTTTGCTCTCCCGCACCAGTTCAAGATACTGGGCCGGGCCCAGGCTCATGCCCATCTGTTCTATGTAATCGTAGGCTTCTGCATGAGAGAGGGTCTCTCCCATTTCATTGGTTTCCGCCTGTATCTGTTCCTCGAACAGGGATTTCAGTACAACGGCGCCTGCTCCGGCGTCGGCCAGCTTTTCTATGCTTTCGATGTTGGATGTGAGGCTGGAACTGGAAACAATCAGGGGATTTTTCAGCTTCAACCCCAGATA
It includes:
- a CDS encoding dihydroorotate dehydrogenase-like protein; the encoded protein is MSKLHTSYLGLKLKNPLIVSSSSLTSNIESIEKLADAGAGAVVLKSLFEEQIQAETNEMGETLSHAEAYDYIEQMGMSLGPAQYLELVRESKSRVDIPVIASLNCVDGKWWKEYAVQLDSAGADALEVNLSLMPRRFDQKSGDLEKELIHTVETIRKHSSLPLAIKLGPYFTSLPEFATRLQKAGADALVLFNRFYQFDFDLSTGQPKGRVSLSSPEDYHQALRWISILFDRAGVELAASTGVHNAETALKMIAAGADAVQLCSVFYRNNTQILESILRDMEVQLDSLGVSDIQDLKGRYAQKRSEKPESYERLQYIKALTGLS